The genomic stretch GACGAGACTGAGAGCAAACGAGATAAGCGAAGAAGCTGAAAGATCACGAGAGACTATTTTTGAAAAAACAGGAATAAAAACGTCATTTTTCAGTTATCCGTTCGGAAGGGCAAATTGTAAAATTTCAGAGATAATCCGGAAATCCGGATACGAGTGTGCGTTTTCGTCCTATTCTCCCGAAAACCCGCTTTTCGATCCGTTCAGAGCGGGGAGAAGGCCCGTTTATCTTTTCGACAGCGCTTATGACGTTCTTCGCAGGGTTGAAAGATCACGATGGAAAAATCTGCCGTACGATTTTGTCGGAAGGAACATAAATTTCTTTGCCGGCGGAGTGGGCATTTACAAAGAAAAAATAGAAAAATGCCTCAGGAACTGACCAGAGCTCCAAAAAGCTTTTTTGAAAAATTTTTGGACAGAATTTTTGTCATGAGAATTTTCATGCATTTTCCTTTTTCCGGTATACTTATGCTCGGTTATCATTACGGGGTGCAGAGGGAAGGCGATGGAGGCTTTTGGGCGGTTTTTATTAAAGCCAACGCTTTCAACTGGAAAATACTTGTATCGTACCTGCTGTTTTATCTGTTGATGGGCGGGACGTACATAATAAATCAGATAGCCGATAAAAAATCGGATCTTATTAACAGAAAGAATTTTTTCGTCTCAGACGGGCACATTTCTACGTGGTCAGCTGTTTTTGAAGCCTCTGTAATTTATTTTATTGTTCTTTGTGCGGCCTTCTATTTCTCATTTGCACAAATTTTCGCGGGAGGAATGGCTTATTTTTATGTAATCCTGTCGTCAGTAGCCCTCGGGCTCATGTATTCAGTCAAACCTTTCAGGCTAAACGCGAGACCCGGGGCGGATATGATTGCCAACGCCTTCGGGTACGGTTTTCTCAATCTCGCCGCAGGATTTCTGACCGTATCGCT from candidate division WOR-3 bacterium encodes the following:
- a CDS encoding UbiA family prenyltransferase, translated to MPQELTRAPKSFFEKFLDRIFVMRIFMHFPFSGILMLGYHYGVQREGDGGFWAVFIKANAFNWKILVSYLLFYLLMGGTYIINQIADKKSDLINRKNFFVSDGHISTWSAVFEASVIYFIVLCAAFYFSFAQIFAGGMAYFYVILSSVALGLMYSVKPFRLNARPGADMIANAFGYGFLNLAAGFLTVSLFDGFLIKSAVPIVLIGLAGFGSTTIADIEGDRKDGKNSIGVFLGETGTYIISIVLYCAALVISIIFRNIPCIFASAIAIPAHLFGLLKKTKKSALVTMRISNAGLVLISFVLFPVLTAAFLTVFTITKIFYLKRFGINYPSLTK